Proteins encoded together in one bacterium window:
- a CDS encoding vanadium-dependent haloperoxidase, which yields MNKKIILTLTVLCSYGLVHADPFTVVRRANRRFNAELVRNGTADRCVRQDLAAQPTNGDEQLYEDLRGNFGKGLKQITNDTDSSLVDPEAYNSLLFALATGNSSDFDKIQMHLTPAQRKLVTPQAGLDFNLAGPDSWIHSIIAPPAIASAEKAGEMVEMYEIALLRDFNLSYTAPISFTAQNAINALNALSDFKGPKEGGVVTPQTLFRSNIPGATTGNYISQFLLQNVSFSDTSFLQQYMVQAKNINYLTTRTGWVDSQKGINVTAVAPSVGPRYIITPRDLASFVHNDAGQLPYIFALLILLSWADTDPMNVFDANNPYLGTNSQQAFAEFYTKQLISLIGMACDMAIRAAWYQKWFVHRTIRPEYFAWLVDRAKTGTPGFTGILHNDVLNSAVTAANPAGGSINTFNTNAGEDNWLLPQAYVEGCPLHPTYPAGHATTAGASVTILKAFFNEDHPFPQTAVTCQAMQPNDDGSALTPYAGDPITIGGELNKLAANIAYGRNFAGIHYRSDAEESMRLGEKIAISLLEDWAYTMNIDFKGFSLTKFDGTKITVGTKKVMAGLPR from the coding sequence ATGAATAAAAAAATTATCCTGACACTGACGGTTCTCTGCTCGTACGGGCTTGTACACGCAGATCCGTTTACCGTTGTCCGCCGCGCCAACCGCCGGTTTAATGCAGAACTCGTGCGCAATGGCACCGCTGACCGTTGTGTGCGACAAGACCTTGCGGCACAACCAACCAATGGCGATGAACAGCTTTATGAAGACTTGCGTGGAAATTTTGGTAAGGGCTTGAAACAAATAACTAATGATACTGACTCAAGCTTGGTTGACCCAGAAGCTTATAACTCATTATTGTTTGCACTTGCAACTGGAAACTCAAGTGATTTTGATAAAATTCAAATGCACCTTACCCCTGCTCAACGTAAACTCGTTACCCCGCAAGCAGGGCTAGATTTCAACCTAGCTGGTCCAGACAGCTGGATTCATTCAATCATAGCACCGCCAGCCATTGCATCAGCAGAAAAAGCTGGTGAAATGGTCGAAATGTATGAAATAGCTTTGTTGCGCGATTTTAATTTAAGTTATACAGCTCCCATCTCATTCACCGCTCAAAATGCAATTAATGCCTTAAATGCTTTATCAGATTTCAAAGGACCAAAAGAAGGCGGAGTAGTTACTCCTCAAACACTTTTCAGATCAAATATTCCTGGCGCAACAACTGGTAATTATATTTCACAATTTTTATTACAAAATGTTTCTTTTTCAGATACCTCATTTCTTCAACAATATATGGTTCAAGCAAAGAACATTAACTATTTAACAACGCGCACTGGCTGGGTTGATAGTCAAAAAGGAATAAATGTTACTGCCGTTGCCCCATCCGTAGGACCTCGCTATATCATCACACCTCGAGACCTTGCTAGTTTTGTTCATAACGATGCAGGACAACTTCCTTATATTTTTGCATTGTTAATTCTTCTTAGTTGGGCAGATACTGACCCAATGAATGTTTTTGATGCTAACAACCCATATCTTGGCACCAATTCACAACAAGCATTTGCAGAATTTTATACCAAGCAACTCATTAGTTTGATTGGCATGGCTTGCGATATGGCAATCCGCGCAGCATGGTATCAAAAATGGTTTGTACATAGAACCATTCGTCCAGAATATTTTGCATGGCTTGTTGATAGAGCAAAAACAGGAACTCCTGGCTTTACCGGAATATTGCATAATGATGTTCTCAATTCAGCAGTTACCGCTGCAAATCCAGCGGGAGGCAGTATAAATACCTTCAATACTAATGCTGGTGAAGACAACTGGCTCCTTCCTCAAGCATATGTTGAAGGTTGCCCACTACATCCAACCTATCCAGCTGGACATGCAACAACTGCAGGCGCTTCAGTTACTATTCTCAAGGCATTTTTCAATGAAGATCATCCATTTCCTCAAACTGCGGTTACTTGCCAGGCTATGCAGCCAAATGATGATGGCTCTGCACTCACACCATATGCAGGCGATCCTATTACCATCGGCGGCGAACTCAACAAGCTAGCAGCAAATATTGCTTATGGCCGTAACTTTGCCGGCATTCACTACCGCTCAGATGCTGAAGAATCTATGCGTCTTGGTGAAAAAATTGCCATCTCACTCTTGGAAGATTGGGCATACACCATGAACATTGATTTCAAAGGCTTCTCATTAACCAAATTCGATGGTACCAAAATAACCGTTGGCACCAAGAAAGTTATGGCAGGCTTGCCTCGCTAA
- a CDS encoding ankyrin repeat domain-containing protein, translated as MKTFAQSLSTTSFVFFLTINSCFGAAQLIKKPNPPFADLALTIECYHHISKLTDQSIFFKAINKGKVHHVKKYLEQHYPIAMQDKLGKTPLHIATARGDIKMTNFLLKNNAPIETQDCEGKTPLFETVKHTETTIALLLLENGANQKQQDMYGSTVLHYAVIAGNEKLVKFLMTLDVDILQQDDQGNSSLDYSVMSNFPEITNLLKIGLATQARAKRLMRDHINSPCFEEIFRPRSPVIPLSFHKHHRQGSLPDTASA; from the coding sequence ATGAAAACATTTGCACAATCACTAAGTACTACAAGTTTTGTTTTCTTTCTCACTATAAATTCCTGTTTTGGCGCCGCACAACTTATAAAAAAACCTAATCCACCATTTGCCGATCTTGCTCTAACAATTGAATGCTACCATCATATTTCTAAACTAACCGATCAATCAATTTTTTTTAAAGCAATCAATAAAGGCAAAGTGCATCACGTAAAAAAATATCTTGAACAACACTATCCTATCGCCATGCAAGATAAACTTGGTAAGACACCCTTGCACATTGCCACAGCTCGTGGTGACATAAAAATGACCAATTTTTTATTGAAAAACAATGCTCCAATTGAAACACAAGATTGTGAAGGCAAGACTCCGCTCTTTGAAACCGTTAAACATACCGAAACCACCATTGCTCTTTTATTGCTCGAAAATGGCGCTAATCAAAAACAACAAGATATGTATGGCTCAACAGTACTTCATTACGCTGTTATTGCCGGCAATGAAAAACTAGTAAAATTTTTAATGACTCTCGATGTCGATATTTTACAACAAGACGATCAAGGCAATTCATCACTTGATTATTCAGTAATGAGTAATTTTCCAGAAATTACCAATCTTCTCAAAATTGGGCTTGCAACACAAGCACGAGCGAAAAGACTAATGCGAGACCACATCAATAGCCCCTGTTTTGAAGAAATTTTCAGACCACGCAGCCCTGTAATACCACTCAGCTTTCACAAGCATCATCGACAAGGAAGCCTTCCGGACACGGCGAGTGCATAA
- a CDS encoding NUDIX domain-containing protein, with the protein MPHQLAAYAIVIMRKDNKILLLQRNESASFAPNHYSLIGGALEKDESFREAAVREVFEEIGIKIKVDDLKFVHTFQRRKVAHELVVCVFECTTWQGEPYNKELKKHTALAWFSEEALPKKMIPAHRNALTLIKQHLFYSEHQDPS; encoded by the coding sequence ATGCCCCATCAACTTGCAGCTTACGCAATAGTCATCATGCGTAAAGACAATAAAATTTTGCTCTTGCAGCGAAACGAAAGCGCATCGTTTGCACCAAACCATTATTCATTAATTGGCGGCGCACTGGAAAAAGATGAATCATTTCGAGAAGCAGCCGTTCGCGAAGTATTTGAAGAAATTGGCATAAAAATTAAAGTAGATGATCTTAAATTTGTTCACACCTTTCAGCGCAGAAAAGTTGCTCACGAACTCGTTGTCTGCGTTTTTGAATGCACAACCTGGCAGGGCGAACCGTACAACAAAGAACTCAAAAAGCATACCGCTCTGGCATGGTTTAGCGAAGAGGCCTTACCAAAAAAAATGATTCCCGCACATCGCAACGCTTTAACGCTCATTAAACAACACCTATTTTATTCTGAACATCAAGACCCCTCATAA
- a CDS encoding beta-lactamase family protein, giving the protein MIFSNKKSTIVTNLFFALLFSVVSSYSPLVATIDQGSSDASIEALLEKLADKGNFSGSVLVMRNKKPVLRKAYGVSDLKRSQDDHTEMSFILSPNTAFLIGSLTKSFTANIILQLAQEGKLSLDTPAFSFVINCDAQYFMDPALMYKHTGIDWSTTIEDLLTHTDKTWGKFEHEDYMSTSNSLLSRIIAIVDECSYEQSLQTRIFDKLGMHHSFASDDAYWQARANYYKNSKPDQKNTFPLLALIPCSGQAYWMDEGQDYYRTSPQTSYAYESIISTVDDLYLWAQEVKQPTLLSPKYDAILKTSCAHYDCNHGKKYHESNYLPEKCCHDGLIAHFTSKKTTTPQDADDEVVMIFLSNTGTIPHVVETILAAADICGCEIALKTVIEDPMFLFGNITLA; this is encoded by the coding sequence ATGATTTTTTCAAACAAGAAATCTACCATCGTTACAAATTTATTTTTTGCTCTTTTATTTTCTGTTGTCAGTTCTTACAGCCCTTTGGTAGCCACAATCGATCAGGGATCAAGCGACGCATCAATCGAAGCACTACTTGAAAAACTTGCCGATAAAGGAAATTTTTCTGGCAGCGTGCTGGTCATGCGCAACAAAAAACCAGTCTTGCGCAAAGCGTACGGCGTCTCTGATTTAAAAAGAAGCCAAGATGATCATACTGAAATGTCTTTTATCCTTTCGCCAAACACCGCCTTTTTGATTGGCTCGTTAACCAAATCATTCACCGCAAATATTATTTTGCAGCTTGCGCAAGAAGGCAAATTGTCGCTCGACACGCCGGCGTTCTCTTTTGTTATAAATTGCGACGCACAGTATTTTATGGATCCCGCACTGATGTACAAACACACCGGCATAGATTGGTCCACCACCATCGAAGACCTGTTAACGCACACTGACAAAACTTGGGGCAAATTTGAGCACGAAGATTATATGTCAACCAGCAACAGCTTGCTCTCTCGAATTATTGCAATCGTTGATGAATGCTCATATGAGCAAAGCTTGCAAACACGTATTTTTGATAAACTTGGCATGCATCACTCATTTGCATCAGATGATGCCTACTGGCAAGCACGCGCCAATTATTATAAAAATTCCAAACCTGATCAAAAAAATACTTTCCCATTGCTGGCACTCATACCTTGCTCGGGCCAAGCTTATTGGATGGATGAAGGTCAAGATTACTATAGAACCTCACCTCAGACTTCTTATGCGTACGAATCAATCATTTCGACCGTTGATGATTTATATCTTTGGGCGCAAGAGGTCAAGCAACCAACTTTACTTTCGCCAAAATATGATGCAATTTTAAAAACATCATGTGCACATTATGATTGCAACCACGGTAAAAAATATCACGAATCAAACTACTTGCCTGAAAAGTGTTGCCACGACGGCTTGATAGCACACTTTACTTCAAAAAAGACTACCACTCCACAAGATGCTGATGACGAGGTGGTTATGATTTTCTTATCAAACACCGGCACCATTCCACACGTTGTTGAAACAATTTTGGCGGCCGCAGACATTTGTGGCTGCGAAATCGCATTGAAAACCGTCATTGAAGATCCAATGTTTTTGTTTGGTAACATTACGTTAGCGTAA
- a CDS encoding ATP-binding protein, whose protein sequence is MQKRHIFEVLLKRVQEPRRFIQVLLGPRQVGKTTLAIQVTEALNKPYHFVSADLASLQDLAALQQQWEVARTKIVPGKGCIFIIDEVQKIPHWSDLIKSLWDADTRNGIDLSVMILDSSPWLIQKGLTESMAGRFEITPITHWSFAEMNQIFGWSLEQYAYFGGYPGAAPLADDHNPSRWINYINDSLIETTISRDILLMTQVNKPILLRRLFQLGCIYSGQMLSYTKMLGQVQDAGNTTTLAHYLDLFAGAGLLCGLQKFAQQAVRQRMSSPKFAVYNTALMTAQSNKTFKEAQEDRAFWGRLIESTIGAHLLNSIRGTQIELFYWREGDKEVDFILKYGDSLTALEVKSGSETFNKSGIDLFVKEFKPTRVLLVGDQGIPVEKFLRAPITDFV, encoded by the coding sequence ATGCAAAAACGCCACATTTTTGAGGTGCTCCTCAAACGAGTCCAAGAGCCACGCCGGTTCATTCAAGTCCTTTTGGGCCCCCGCCAAGTTGGTAAAACAACCCTGGCCATCCAAGTGACCGAGGCACTCAACAAGCCATACCATTTTGTTTCGGCAGACTTGGCGTCTTTACAAGATTTGGCAGCACTTCAACAACAATGGGAAGTTGCACGCACAAAAATAGTCCCGGGCAAAGGCTGTATTTTTATTATCGACGAAGTACAAAAAATTCCTCATTGGTCTGATTTGATAAAATCCTTGTGGGATGCCGATACCCGCAACGGGATCGATTTGTCTGTCATGATCCTTGACTCATCGCCATGGCTTATTCAAAAAGGGCTGACTGAAAGCATGGCAGGGCGCTTTGAAATCACGCCAATCACACACTGGTCATTTGCCGAAATGAATCAAATATTTGGTTGGTCTTTAGAACAATATGCCTATTTTGGCGGCTACCCTGGCGCCGCTCCACTGGCTGATGATCACAACCCATCGCGCTGGATAAATTACATTAATGACTCGCTCATTGAAACAACTATTTCTCGCGACATTCTGTTAATGACGCAAGTAAACAAGCCCATTTTATTGCGCCGCCTTTTTCAGTTGGGCTGCATTTATTCTGGACAAATGCTTTCGTACACCAAAATGCTGGGCCAAGTTCAAGATGCAGGCAATACCACAACATTGGCACATTATTTAGATTTATTCGCGGGAGCAGGGCTTTTATGCGGCTTGCAAAAATTTGCACAACAAGCGGTTAGACAGCGCATGTCCAGCCCAAAATTTGCTGTGTACAATACTGCACTTATGACCGCCCAATCAAACAAGACCTTTAAAGAAGCACAAGAGGACCGCGCGTTTTGGGGAAGACTGATTGAATCTACCATTGGCGCTCATTTGTTAAATAGTATCCGCGGCACCCAAATTGAACTTTTTTATTGGCGCGAGGGCGACAAAGAGGTTGATTTTATATTAAAATATGGCGACAGCCTTACCGCTCTTGAAGTGAAAAGCGGCTCTGAAACCTTTAATAAATCGGGCATAGATCTCTTTGTAAAAGAGTTTAAGCCAACGCGTGTTTTATTGGTCGGGGACCAGGGCATTCCTGTTGAAAAATTTCTTAGGGCGCCCATTACTGATTTTGTATAA